In Candidatus Marinimicrobia bacterium CG08_land_8_20_14_0_20_45_22, a genomic segment contains:
- a CDS encoding DNA methyltransferase yields MWEKSGERFGKNDWTFNGASTRQLTHCYHDYPARMIPQISDKLLKLFGYKAKTLFDPYCGTGTSLVEGMIKGLNVYGTDLNPLARLIAQAKTTLPDLEQLDKQINRINKFALIENKKLAEHKTTISGINDLNFWFKKDVIEKLYQIREQIQSITEESIRIFFDVVFSETVRECSNTRNDEFKLYRYNPRQLENYSPNVFAAITQKIQRNRIGLQNFYDIIRSLKSAPVSQIFDFNTVAAIPKAIIPDDSIDIVITSPPYGDSHTTVAYGQYSRLSSAWLGLNEPEKVDRNLMGGKVIKKQIIFPCEELNFSINQINSIDGKRSREVSSFYQDLLLSISNVVKVIKPFGYACYVIGNRKVKGIELPTGRAVRDFFIYYGFDHVDTFTRSIPNKRMPSKNSPTNEAGINDNTMTKEYVVVMRKKYQ; encoded by the coding sequence ATTTGGGAAAAATCCGGCGAACGATTTGGGAAAAACGACTGGACTTTTAATGGCGCATCAACGCGGCAACTGACCCATTGCTATCACGATTATCCAGCTAGGATGATTCCTCAAATTTCGGACAAATTACTCAAATTATTCGGCTATAAAGCAAAAACGCTTTTCGATCCATATTGCGGAACCGGTACATCCTTAGTTGAAGGAATGATTAAAGGGCTGAATGTATATGGAACCGACCTAAATCCATTAGCAAGACTCATTGCCCAAGCCAAAACCACATTACCGGATTTAGAGCAGCTGGATAAACAAATAAATCGGATCAATAAATTTGCTTTGATTGAAAATAAAAAACTGGCAGAACATAAAACCACTATTTCCGGTATCAACGATTTGAATTTTTGGTTTAAAAAGGATGTCATCGAAAAATTATATCAAATCAGAGAGCAGATTCAAAGCATAACAGAAGAATCGATCCGGATTTTCTTCGATGTCGTGTTTAGTGAAACAGTTCGGGAATGTTCGAATACAAGAAATGACGAGTTTAAACTCTATCGATACAATCCGAGGCAATTGGAGAATTACAGCCCGAATGTGTTCGCTGCGATTACTCAAAAAATCCAGCGCAACCGAATTGGGTTACAGAATTTTTATGATATTATTCGTTCTTTAAAGAGCGCTCCCGTATCTCAGATATTTGATTTTAATACCGTCGCCGCCATTCCGAAGGCGATTATCCCGGATGATAGCATCGATATAGTTATCACGTCGCCGCCCTATGGCGACTCGCATACAACGGTTGCTTATGGGCAATATTCCCGTCTTTCTTCTGCTTGGCTGGGTTTAAATGAACCGGAAAAAGTTGATCGGAATCTGATGGGTGGCAAAGTTATTAAGAAACAAATCATCTTTCCTTGTGAAGAACTAAATTTTTCGATCAATCAAATAAACTCTATAGACGGGAAGCGATCAAGAGAAGTATCCTCATTTTATCAAGATTTATTGTTGTCTATCTCGAATGTTGTCAAAGTTATTAAACCTTTTGGTTATGCGTGTTATGTCATTGGAAACCGAAAAGTTAAGGGAATAGAACTTCCTACCGGTCGTGCGGTTAGGGATTTTTTTATTTATTACGGATTTGATCATGTAGATACATTTACTCGTTCGATTCCCAATAAACGAATGCCTTCCAAGAATAGCCCAACGAATGAAGCAGGTATCAATGACAATACAATGACTAAAGAATATGTTGTCGTTATGCGGAAAAAATATCAATAA